In Aegilops tauschii subsp. strangulata cultivar AL8/78 chromosome 3, Aet v6.0, whole genome shotgun sequence, one genomic interval encodes:
- the LOC109765080 gene encoding B3 domain-containing protein LFL1 isoform X2: protein MRKKRQERPPRASHPAPATLRPRGWPRPRALGIAPSGAGSPPAPISELARHLAPRPRLRLSARPPIPPINAPRAAPTLAAESSALTSSSSSSRPAGMAAISSSSSSKRRSPSASTASSSSGDGIGEYRPQLVTRKRRSGGRGPRGGVRWMPAIRPHQVAGLRVILQKELRNSDISQLGRIVLPKKESEAYLPILTSKDGRSLRMHDLLNAQLWTFKYRYWPNNKSRMYVLENTGDYVRTHNLRVGDFIMIYKDDDKNRFVIRAKKAGDDLVASLPQFHEHISSILPIPEVDDYVSLIPPPADISAFVPQADENYEMFDGIFNSLPEIPVANVRYSDFFDPFSDCMDMSNPGLNANNSANLASHFHDERTGLSLFPNPKSGPLM, encoded by the exons ATGCGGAAAAAACGCCAGGAGCGGCCTCCCCGCGCCTCCCACCCGGCGCCTGCCACCTTGCGCCCGCGCGGTTGGCCGCGCCCGCGCGCCCTCGGCATCGCCCCGTCGGGCGCTGGCTCCCCACCTGCGCCCATTTCAGAGCTCGCCCGCCACTTGGCACCGCGCCCCCGTCTCCGACTCTCCGCCCGCCCACCCATCCCGCCCATAAATGCGCCCCGCGCTgccccaaccctagccgccgaaTCCTCCGCcttgacctcctcctcctcctcctcccggcCCGCCGGCATGGCCgccatcagcagcagcagcagcagcaagcgCCGCTCCCCCTCCGcgtccaccgcctcctcctcctccggcgacggAATCGGCGAGTACCGGCCGCAGCTGGTCACCCGGAAGCGGAGGTCCGGCGGGCGCGGGCCCCGCGGCGGCGTCCGGTGGATGCCGGCGATCCGACCA CATCAAGTGGCTGGGTTGCGAGTTATTCTGCAGAAGGAGCTCCGTAATAGTGACATAAGCCAGCTTGGGAGAATTGTTCTCCCGAAG AAAGAGTCGGAGGCTTACCTCCCAATTCTGACATCAAAGGATGGTAGAAGTCTACGTATGCATGATTTGCTAAATGCACAACTGTGGACATTCAAGTACAG ATACTGGCCAAACAACAAGAGCAGGATGTATGTACTTGAGAATACTG GGGATTATGTCCGAACCCATAACCTTCGAGTGGGAGACTTCATCATGATATACAAAGACGATGACAAAAACCGATTT GTCATCCGAGCAAAGAAGGCGGGAGATGATCTAGTTGCTTCTTTGCCACAATTCCACGAGCATATCTCTTCCATTCTGCCAATTCCAGAAGTTGATGACTATGTGTCTCTAATCCCACCACCAGCTGACATCTCTGCCTTTGTGCCACAAGCTGATGAGAATTACGAGATGTTTGATGGGATTTTCAACTCTCTGCCAGAGATACCGGTAGCCAATGTGAGGTACTCAGATTTCTTCGACCCATTCAGTGATTGTATGGACATGTCGAATCCCGGCCTGAACGCCAACAACTCAGCTAACCTGGCAAGTCATTTCCATGATGAGAGGACTGGGCTTTCTTTGTTTCCCAACCCAAAGTCTGGGCCTCTGATGTGA
- the LOC109765080 gene encoding B3 domain-containing protein LFL1 isoform X1, whose product MRKKRQERPPRASHPAPATLRPRGWPRPRALGIAPSGAGSPPAPISELARHLAPRPRLRLSARPPIPPINAPRAAPTLAAESSALTSSSSSSRPAGMAAISSSSSSKRRSPSASTASSSSGDGIGEYRPQLVTRKRRSGGRGPRGGVRWMPAIRPVNELDLNRVSLDPNHQVAGLRVILQKELRNSDISQLGRIVLPKKESEAYLPILTSKDGRSLRMHDLLNAQLWTFKYRYWPNNKSRMYVLENTGDYVRTHNLRVGDFIMIYKDDDKNRFVIRAKKAGDDLVASLPQFHEHISSILPIPEVDDYVSLIPPPADISAFVPQADENYEMFDGIFNSLPEIPVANVRYSDFFDPFSDCMDMSNPGLNANNSANLASHFHDERTGLSLFPNPKSGPLM is encoded by the exons ATGCGGAAAAAACGCCAGGAGCGGCCTCCCCGCGCCTCCCACCCGGCGCCTGCCACCTTGCGCCCGCGCGGTTGGCCGCGCCCGCGCGCCCTCGGCATCGCCCCGTCGGGCGCTGGCTCCCCACCTGCGCCCATTTCAGAGCTCGCCCGCCACTTGGCACCGCGCCCCCGTCTCCGACTCTCCGCCCGCCCACCCATCCCGCCCATAAATGCGCCCCGCGCTgccccaaccctagccgccgaaTCCTCCGCcttgacctcctcctcctcctcctcccggcCCGCCGGCATGGCCgccatcagcagcagcagcagcagcaagcgCCGCTCCCCCTCCGcgtccaccgcctcctcctcctccggcgacggAATCGGCGAGTACCGGCCGCAGCTGGTCACCCGGAAGCGGAGGTCCGGCGGGCGCGGGCCCCGCGGCGGCGTCCGGTGGATGCCGGCGATCCGACCA GTAAATGAGCTGGATTTAAATAGAGTTTCTCTAGATCCAAAT CATCAAGTGGCTGGGTTGCGAGTTATTCTGCAGAAGGAGCTCCGTAATAGTGACATAAGCCAGCTTGGGAGAATTGTTCTCCCGAAG AAAGAGTCGGAGGCTTACCTCCCAATTCTGACATCAAAGGATGGTAGAAGTCTACGTATGCATGATTTGCTAAATGCACAACTGTGGACATTCAAGTACAG ATACTGGCCAAACAACAAGAGCAGGATGTATGTACTTGAGAATACTG GGGATTATGTCCGAACCCATAACCTTCGAGTGGGAGACTTCATCATGATATACAAAGACGATGACAAAAACCGATTT GTCATCCGAGCAAAGAAGGCGGGAGATGATCTAGTTGCTTCTTTGCCACAATTCCACGAGCATATCTCTTCCATTCTGCCAATTCCAGAAGTTGATGACTATGTGTCTCTAATCCCACCACCAGCTGACATCTCTGCCTTTGTGCCACAAGCTGATGAGAATTACGAGATGTTTGATGGGATTTTCAACTCTCTGCCAGAGATACCGGTAGCCAATGTGAGGTACTCAGATTTCTTCGACCCATTCAGTGATTGTATGGACATGTCGAATCCCGGCCTGAACGCCAACAACTCAGCTAACCTGGCAAGTCATTTCCATGATGAGAGGACTGGGCTTTCTTTGTTTCCCAACCCAAAGTCTGGGCCTCTGATGTGA